The Pyrodictium delaneyi genome contains a region encoding:
- a CDS encoding type II toxin-antitoxin system VapC family toxin, with the protein MTILDTSVVIDRVRARQQIPEDIVEVTVLEYPPILAYREFTGSIVLVERRDWRLALELQIKLRRMGKPKGLADLLIAAVAINRGEELVARDRDYLDIARVSDLKLRLIP; encoded by the coding sequence TTGACTATACTCGATACTAGCGTCGTTATAGACCGTGTCCGGGCTAGGCAGCAGATACCGGAGGACATTGTGGAGGTAACGGTGCTGGAGTATCCACCCATACTGGCCTACAGGGAGTTTACAGGCAGCATAGTGCTTGTAGAGCGGCGTGACTGGCGTCTAGCCCTAGAGCTGCAGATAAAGCTACGCAGGATGGGTAAGCCTAAGGGCCTTGCCGACCTCCTTATAGCGGCTGTAGCTATAAACCGCGGGGAAGAACTTGTGGCAAGGGATAGAGACTATCTCGACATCGCCAGGGTATCCGACTTAAAGCTGCGCCTAATACCCTAA
- the hisH gene encoding imidazole glycerol phosphate synthase subunit HisH codes for MAPRVAVIQYGVGNIYSIVSGLRRAGAEPTVMDCLRDPGDWDGVVLPGVGAYAAASMRLHRCAWEIREALKMGAQLLGVCLGLQLLFTDSREAGEHSYGLSLLPGTVEKLTAAKLPHIGWSRVYRVPGRDCRLLEGIEDGSHFYYVHSYAYTRVWEPWVCAVSRYGETVYAAVVEQPPVYATQFHPERSSRLGQRVLRNWVALLRR; via the coding sequence TTGGCGCCGAGGGTAGCAGTGATACAGTACGGCGTCGGCAACATCTACAGCATCGTCTCGGGGCTGCGCCGCGCCGGCGCAGAGCCCACGGTGATGGACTGCCTCCGAGACCCAGGCGACTGGGACGGTGTAGTGCTGCCGGGCGTCGGCGCCTACGCTGCAGCCTCGATGAGGCTCCACCGGTGCGCCTGGGAGATACGCGAGGCCCTCAAGATGGGCGCCCAGCTCCTCGGGGTATGCCTCGGCCTCCAGCTACTATTCACGGATAGCCGTGAGGCGGGGGAGCACAGCTACGGGCTCTCGCTACTCCCCGGCACCGTCGAGAAGCTCACAGCAGCCAAGCTGCCCCACATCGGCTGGAGCAGGGTCTACCGCGTCCCAGGCCGGGACTGCAGACTCCTAGAGGGCATCGAGGACGGCAGCCACTTCTACTACGTGCACAGCTACGCCTACACCCGCGTCTGGGAGCCCTGGGTCTGCGCCGTGAGCCGCTACGGCGAGACGGTCTACGCGGCGGTCGTCGAGCAGCCACCGGTCTACGCTACCCAGTTCCACCCCGAGAGGAGCAGCAGGCTCGGCCAAAGGGTGCTCCGGAACTGGGTCGCGCTGCTCCGCCGCTAG
- a CDS encoding AAA family ATPase, which yields MQNLQPTCCRLAELRVSGFKSLRDTRLELPTRLTILVGPNGSGKTAIIESLLLLRDTLDYLRGRIANPFLRWWGYRHAVWMHDETKPITISITLDCSACSKEELAKLLEEELGAEGVKSAVRGGMGAVKYRLVVSGTGGQFQIVEDEVCVDGAGCLAFSPKGVVLKIAKPLAYRPPVYHGNIAMDILPIAAKIAERADNIVIIGDVLTTCNIQMNDMLEQLRDQVVALLEEKTLAGGTPTAGVIPARSVLDLYLDRVGKANYPIDIFEEADAIVSHLSWESIAAVMLNKLDFTKLAEQLVSCLMSKLVGKQEKVDKLPGIVGDVARKLALSLGSSIATSIVAVLIMAAYLVGIFIDGITVLRLLDYRSLRSPQVLEPAGRLREDASNLLSVLFRLGRGRLPEDVAAVLADVLNASSVSGFFEPTPDGRVAFRLVVDNVEVAQPSVPEGAWKTMAVMAAVLSGASLVAVDEFENSLHASAQELLLEELRRSVPTAIVATHSPVVVDAAKSLDEVALVEIGAGGTRVRRIRDPEKLTEKLRELGVTPSEALLYGLLETS from the coding sequence GTGCAGAACCTCCAGCCCACGTGCTGCAGGCTCGCAGAGCTACGCGTCTCCGGTTTCAAATCCTTACGGGACACTAGGCTCGAACTCCCAACCAGGCTCACGATACTCGTAGGCCCCAACGGCTCGGGCAAAACAGCCATCATAGAGTCGCTGCTACTCCTCCGGGACACCCTCGACTACCTCCGAGGCCGCATAGCCAACCCGTTCCTACGCTGGTGGGGATACCGCCACGCTGTATGGATGCACGATGAAACCAAGCCCATAACCATATCCATAACCCTAGACTGCAGCGCGTGTAGCAAAGAAGAACTAGCAAAACTCCTAGAAGAAGAGCTGGGAGCAGAAGGCGTTAAGAGCGCAGTACGTGGCGGTATGGGAGCGGTCAAGTATAGGCTTGTAGTATCCGGCACAGGAGGACAATTCCAGATAGTCGAAGACGAGGTATGCGTTGATGGAGCTGGTTGCCTAGCTTTCAGCCCAAAAGGCGTGGTCCTCAAAATAGCAAAACCATTGGCATATAGACCTCCAGTATACCATGGAAACATTGCTATGGATATCTTACCTATAGCCGCGAAAATAGCCGAAAGAGCCGACAACATAGTAATTATTGGAGATGTTCTTACTACATGTAATATCCAGATGAATGATATGCTAGAGCAGCTTAGAGACCAAGTTGTTGCCTTACTTGAGGAGAAGACACTAGCCGGAGGCACTCCTACAGCGGGAGTCATACCAGCTAGAAGCGTTCTTGATCTCTACCTCGACCGTGTCGGTAAAGCAAACTACCCGATCGATATCTTTGAAGAAGCAGATGCTATTGTTTCACATCTCTCATGGGAGAGCATAGCTGCTGTAATGCTGAATAAGCTGGACTTCACTAAACTCGCTGAGCAGCTTGTCAGCTGTCTCATGAGCAAGCTGGTAGGAAAGCAAGAGAAGGTAGACAAGTTGCCGGGTATTGTGGGCGATGTTGCTAGGAAACTGGCCCTAAGCCTGGGATCCAGTATAGCCACGAGCATCGTTGCAGTATTGATTATGGCCGCATATCTGGTTGGAATATTCATTGACGGTATTACTGTTCTTCGTTTGCTTGATTATCGTTCTCTGCGTTCGCCGCAAGTGTTGGAGCCTGCAGGGAGGCTCAGGGAAGACGCGTCTAACCTTCTCTCGGTGCTGTTCCGGCTCGGGCGTGGCCGTCTCCCAGAGGATGTTGCCGCCGTGCTTGCTGACGTGCTGAACGCTAGCAGTGTCTCGGGGTTCTTTGAGCCTACGCCAGATGGTAGGGTAGCGTTTCGACTCGTAGTTGACAACGTGGAGGTTGCCCAGCCTTCTGTGCCTGAGGGTGCCTGGAAGACTATGGCTGTGATGGCTGCTGTGCTGAGCGGGGCTAGCCTCGTGGCTGTTGACGAGTTCGAGAATAGCCTTCACGCGTCCGCCCAGGAGCTGCTGCTAGAGGAGCTTAGGCGTAGCGTGCCGACAGCTATTGTTGCCACCCATTCTCCCGTGGTAGTTGACGCTGCTAAGAGCCTGGACGAGGTAGCCCTAGTCGAGATTGGAGCGGGTGGGACTAGGGTTAGGAGGATCCGCGACCCTGAGAAGCTTACGGAGAAGCTGAGGGAACTTGGCGTGACGCCTAGCGAGGCGCTCCTCTACGGCCTCCTAGAGACAAGCTAG
- a CDS encoding phosphoribosyl-AMP cyclohydrolase, which produces MEEKEGKERRLIPVAVVDAVTGEPLMLAYADEEALERTRETGLAHFYSRSRASLWLKGASSGGLLDVIRVLGDCDGDAAAYVARPRRHVCHLGKRSCFHNTLLDRRREILEELLEETGPHTRLDGGAVRHPLSTWTPPPQPLLAALAAELLAERIRSRAGPGLTAVLAPEAPGGLLALLAAQKLNVSLHLAQGGRVPESIGETDRVAVYAPSPAEAQALAEAARQRGAHVAAVAALAAPAGEDTRGVDVLIRVEPGQPPRPRLAL; this is translated from the coding sequence GTGGAGGAGAAGGAGGGCAAAGAGAGGAGGCTCATACCCGTAGCCGTGGTCGACGCTGTCACCGGCGAGCCCCTGATGCTCGCCTACGCTGACGAGGAGGCCCTGGAGCGGACCAGGGAGACGGGCCTGGCCCACTTCTACTCCCGTAGCCGGGCTAGCCTCTGGCTCAAGGGAGCGTCGAGCGGCGGGCTACTCGACGTGATACGGGTACTAGGCGACTGCGACGGCGACGCAGCAGCCTACGTGGCGCGGCCCCGGCGGCACGTATGCCACCTGGGCAAGAGGAGCTGTTTCCACAACACGTTGCTCGACCGCCGCCGCGAGATACTCGAGGAGCTGCTGGAGGAGACGGGGCCCCATACCCGGCTAGACGGGGGCGCTGTGAGGCATCCGCTCTCCACGTGGACGCCGCCACCGCAGCCCCTGCTCGCAGCCCTAGCGGCAGAGCTACTAGCTGAGAGGATACGCTCCAGGGCGGGCCCAGGCCTCACAGCAGTACTCGCGCCCGAGGCCCCCGGCGGGCTCCTCGCGCTCCTAGCAGCCCAGAAGCTCAACGTCAGCCTCCACCTAGCCCAGGGCGGCCGCGTACCCGAGAGCATCGGTGAGACGGACCGAGTGGCGGTCTACGCGCCGAGCCCCGCCGAGGCCCAGGCGCTAGCAGAGGCTGCGCGGCAGCGAGGCGCCCACGTGGCGGCAGTGGCTGCGCTAGCAGCCCCCGCCGGGGAGGACACAAGGGGCGTAGACGTGCTCATCCGGGTCGAGCCCGGCCAGCCGCCACGCCCGAGACTGGCACTCTAG
- the cas6 gene encoding CRISPR system precrRNA processing endoribonuclease RAMP protein Cas6, with the protein MLGVLSDEALYIGELRLRVTPLRDTVLPPVSSKLVKSLLLASPVPGWMRELVEARRGYKPLFVSMLYRGRRALYSATTQAGRPLVARAGQPLEARVAFVAHDASAAWELAAVLGGRRETPYGPVETVVEEARIQTPEQLRLPSPADGPTGVLRVEARTPVVLTSKVLVATEPPPGARIPRLHRLLPSPGLVAAYAFRLWNRALGPRYAVYWRDAWNHDAAMVARAAEVYMAEIDYQLHPETVVIGRGASGRLRLARGWRGWITYRVAGPRLARLLDRLLALTNTLGLGRSRGIGLGDTHAQWIQPKNNKTKPNQ; encoded by the coding sequence GTGCTAGGGGTTCTGTCCGACGAGGCCCTCTATATCGGCGAGCTGAGGCTACGGGTCACGCCGCTACGGGATACTGTGCTCCCACCAGTGAGCAGTAAGCTCGTAAAGAGCCTCCTCCTGGCCTCGCCCGTCCCGGGGTGGATGCGTGAGCTAGTGGAGGCTAGGCGGGGCTACAAGCCGCTCTTCGTCTCGATGCTGTACCGCGGCCGCCGAGCCCTCTACTCAGCCACCACCCAGGCCGGGAGGCCCCTCGTGGCCCGCGCTGGCCAGCCTCTAGAGGCGCGGGTAGCCTTCGTGGCCCACGACGCCTCAGCTGCCTGGGAGCTAGCAGCCGTCCTCGGAGGCCGCCGCGAGACCCCCTACGGCCCGGTCGAGACCGTGGTCGAGGAGGCAAGGATCCAGACACCAGAACAGCTACGGCTCCCCAGCCCCGCGGACGGGCCCACCGGCGTGCTACGCGTAGAGGCGCGGACACCCGTCGTGCTCACCTCCAAGGTCCTCGTCGCCACGGAGCCGCCCCCGGGCGCCCGGATCCCCAGGCTCCACCGGCTCCTCCCATCACCAGGGCTAGTAGCCGCCTACGCCTTCAGGCTCTGGAACCGGGCCCTCGGCCCCCGCTACGCAGTCTACTGGCGCGACGCATGGAACCACGACGCAGCTATGGTCGCCCGGGCAGCCGAGGTATACATGGCCGAGATAGACTACCAGCTACACCCCGAGACAGTAGTAATAGGCCGCGGAGCCTCCGGCAGGCTACGCCTAGCACGGGGCTGGCGAGGCTGGATAACCTACCGCGTCGCAGGCCCCAGGCTCGCCCGGCTACTCGACAGACTACTAGCACTCACAAACACCCTCGGACTCGGCAGAAGCCGAGGCATAGGACTAGGAGACACACACGCACAATGGATACAACCCAAAAACAACAAAACAAAACCAAACCAGTAA
- the hisE gene encoding phosphoribosyl-ATP diphosphatase, whose product MTGSSCLGFLEELDRVIEQRAREMPEGSYTARLLRDPGLAARKLGEEAAEAMVEALIGTRERLVEEAADLLYHLMVLLRLRGASLCDVARALEARAGWRRG is encoded by the coding sequence TTGACGGGCAGTAGCTGCCTAGGCTTCCTAGAGGAGCTCGACCGGGTCATCGAGCAGCGGGCCAGGGAGATGCCGGAGGGCAGCTACACCGCCAGGCTACTCCGGGACCCGGGGCTCGCCGCCAGGAAGCTCGGCGAGGAGGCCGCCGAGGCCATGGTCGAGGCGCTGATTGGCACCCGGGAGAGGCTGGTAGAGGAGGCCGCCGACCTACTGTACCACCTCATGGTGCTGCTCCGGCTCCGCGGCGCAAGCCTATGCGACGTGGCCAGGGCGTTGGAGGCGAGGGCTGGTTGGCGCCGAGGGTAG
- the hisF gene encoding imidazole glycerol phosphate synthase subunit HisF, whose protein sequence is MEPARRIIPCLDVAGGRVVKGTRFQNLRDAGDPVELAARYEEEGADELVFLDISATPEEREPLYRVVRDTASVVSIPFTVGGGVRSLRDFGRMLDSGADKVSINTAAVRDPMLVAEAAREYGSQAVVVAIDAKWVGRSRGIPSGWEVYVSGGRVPTGLDAVEWARTVARLGAGEILLTSIDRDGTREGYDLELTRAVVEAVDIPVIASGGAGEPRHFLEAFTVAGADAALAAGIFHYRVYSVREVKEYLAERGVEVRL, encoded by the coding sequence TTGGAGCCGGCTCGCCGTATTATCCCGTGTCTCGACGTGGCTGGTGGTCGAGTAGTCAAGGGGACCCGGTTCCAGAACCTCAGGGACGCTGGCGACCCGGTGGAGCTGGCTGCCCGGTACGAGGAGGAGGGTGCGGACGAGCTCGTCTTCCTCGATATAAGCGCGACGCCGGAGGAGCGGGAGCCCCTCTACCGGGTCGTACGCGACACGGCCTCCGTGGTCTCCATACCCTTCACGGTGGGGGGCGGGGTCCGGAGTCTGCGGGACTTCGGCAGGATGCTGGATAGCGGCGCCGACAAGGTCTCGATAAACACCGCGGCTGTCCGTGACCCGATGCTGGTCGCTGAGGCTGCACGGGAGTACGGGAGCCAGGCTGTCGTGGTCGCTATCGACGCTAAGTGGGTCGGCAGGAGCCGGGGGATCCCCAGCGGCTGGGAGGTCTACGTCAGCGGTGGCCGGGTCCCCACCGGGCTGGACGCGGTCGAGTGGGCCCGGACCGTGGCCAGGCTGGGGGCTGGCGAGATACTCCTCACGAGCATCGACCGTGACGGGACTAGGGAGGGCTACGACCTCGAGCTCACCAGGGCGGTGGTGGAGGCCGTGGATATACCGGTGATAGCTAGCGGTGGGGCGGGCGAGCCCCGGCACTTTCTCGAGGCGTTCACCGTGGCGGGCGCCGATGCGGCGCTCGCGGCTGGGATCTTCCACTACAGGGTGTACAGCGTCAGGGAGGTCAAGGAGTACCTCGCGGAGCGCGGTGTGGAGGTGAGGCTCTAG
- a CDS encoding tRNA-guanine transglycosylase, translated as MSLLPGAEPPVIVPVHNLGAGGNTPPFWLPPPRGLGWRHAMFNAFFLGDGHRVSALGSLYAWVDSGAFLFLEAPQRRLAGLHRRRREDGRGGGAPSGWSEDLVEEVLRRQERFGASVAFTLDYPLPPRSQVDPGCCPGTVAERIRLTARAAALAYQLRRRSGIRLLVVLQYNSPEALQRLLATLERELHEHAGMGLGDVDGYAVGGLVPHSAKWWLLAQRLQQARRLLGWGTWIHLLGVASPRNTALLYAAGADSMDSKTYIIAAAKRLYYQPNGAKPARISLREADPSQKPLCTCPGCTRHQTLQEMRHDTQSIALHNLSITLQAAAEARQACTQGELHNLLKNQARSDPRLRKALSHIHEPRPC; from the coding sequence ATGAGCCTACTCCCCGGCGCGGAGCCGCCGGTGATTGTCCCAGTCCACAACCTCGGGGCGGGCGGGAACACGCCGCCGTTCTGGCTGCCGCCGCCCCGCGGGCTGGGATGGCGCCACGCCATGTTCAACGCGTTCTTCCTCGGCGACGGCCACCGCGTCTCAGCGCTCGGCAGCCTCTACGCCTGGGTTGATAGCGGCGCCTTCCTCTTCCTAGAGGCCCCGCAGCGCAGGCTCGCCGGGCTCCACCGCCGCAGAAGGGAAGACGGTAGAGGCGGTGGGGCACCCAGCGGCTGGAGCGAGGACCTGGTGGAGGAGGTTCTCCGGCGCCAGGAGCGCTTCGGCGCCAGCGTAGCCTTCACCCTCGACTACCCCCTGCCCCCTAGGAGCCAGGTGGACCCCGGCTGCTGCCCCGGGACGGTGGCGGAGAGGATCCGGCTCACCGCGCGCGCCGCGGCCCTAGCATACCAGCTCCGCCGCCGCAGCGGGATAAGGCTCCTTGTAGTCCTCCAGTACAACAGCCCCGAGGCCCTACAGAGGCTCCTCGCCACGCTGGAGAGGGAGCTACACGAGCACGCCGGCATGGGCCTGGGCGACGTCGACGGCTACGCTGTTGGAGGGCTGGTGCCGCACTCCGCCAAGTGGTGGCTACTAGCCCAGCGCCTCCAGCAGGCAAGAAGACTCCTAGGATGGGGCACGTGGATCCACCTCCTAGGAGTCGCGAGCCCCCGGAACACAGCGCTACTATACGCCGCGGGCGCCGACAGCATGGACTCCAAGACCTACATCATAGCAGCCGCCAAACGCCTCTACTACCAGCCCAACGGAGCCAAGCCAGCCAGGATAAGCCTAAGAGAGGCAGACCCCAGCCAGAAACCTCTATGCACGTGCCCAGGCTGCACCAGGCACCAGACACTACAGGAGATGAGACACGACACACAGAGCATAGCCCTCCACAACCTCAGCATAACCCTACAGGCAGCAGCCGAGGCCCGGCAAGCCTGCACCCAGGGAGAACTACACAACCTGCTCAAGAACCAGGCCAGAAGCGACCCACGCCTAAGGAAAGCACTAAGCCACATACACGAGCCCAGACCGTGCTAA
- a CDS encoding TM1812 family CRISPR-associated protein yields MPRLCVFEVIGVPGSYEKVSYSILGESMREEAYTRDAVLPADVLCSSSSDECYTVLLAPEALAASIAETPSEAVDLASNWRKLETLLGELYSSVLESPEKIEVKALPSYGVFYGGNNLELSIYGPEYGDLELSIFMAMLEALGQYSCDRVVLDTSVGYNIYVSAASRAFRTLVVAYKLGILDRLLLGGDKYAKFYVSAASPVRRGYKGPYPLSLQEVGAKIFPSFPLLSSAISGLKPESFISYSSLKRCPCIDETDLDRVLPGLKAETGRKWGRLVASLKVFLKQGLKLFTALRLNTPLVLYQPDIVLDEEPPGQGEVEEAINGLMEFIASEAWRTIKSAVDEGRAVVCRLAATRSTSLYTILALLETMSLIRLARHLMSRRAGGMVPLRELEWFKEEVYEGRHEFAEELRLNARMLERDLKELKLASTRLSQQCQLYSTLRGPVEEQKQRQSREDSRKLRRGKPMAGDIKRNFFAHSGLLDSIVNVCKSGDEITVTYTLDENMKKQLNSWLLSPE; encoded by the coding sequence TTGCCGAGGCTCTGTGTATTCGAGGTTATAGGTGTTCCTGGAAGCTATGAAAAGGTCTCATATAGCATCCTGGGCGAGTCTATGCGGGAAGAAGCGTATACACGGGACGCAGTACTGCCAGCCGACGTACTATGTAGCAGCTCTAGCGATGAGTGCTACACGGTACTCTTAGCTCCAGAGGCGCTTGCAGCAAGTATCGCCGAGACCCCATCAGAGGCTGTTGACCTCGCTAGTAACTGGCGCAAGCTCGAAACACTGCTGGGAGAGCTGTACAGCTCGGTCCTCGAAAGCCCGGAGAAGATAGAGGTGAAGGCCCTACCCTCGTATGGCGTTTTCTACGGCGGCAATAACCTAGAATTGTCGATCTACGGCCCAGAGTACGGCGACCTGGAACTCTCCATCTTCATGGCGATGCTGGAGGCCCTCGGACAGTATAGCTGCGACCGCGTAGTCCTAGATACATCGGTGGGCTACAATATCTACGTCTCAGCAGCCTCTAGGGCTTTCCGGACACTTGTGGTAGCGTACAAGCTCGGTATACTCGATAGACTCCTGCTCGGCGGCGACAAATACGCTAAGTTCTATGTCTCGGCGGCTTCACCGGTACGGAGGGGGTATAAGGGCCCCTACCCGTTGAGCCTACAGGAGGTCGGAGCAAAAATATTCCCATCATTTCCGCTGCTGTCGTCTGCTATATCGGGGCTCAAGCCCGAGTCGTTTATCAGCTATTCAAGCCTCAAAAGATGCCCATGCATAGACGAGACAGATCTGGACAGAGTCCTACCTGGTCTCAAAGCGGAGACGGGCAGGAAGTGGGGGAGACTGGTAGCAAGCCTGAAGGTATTCCTAAAGCAGGGTCTAAAACTGTTTACAGCACTCCGGCTTAACACACCCCTAGTACTCTACCAGCCAGACATAGTCCTCGACGAGGAGCCCCCAGGCCAAGGCGAGGTCGAGGAAGCGATAAATGGGTTAATGGAGTTCATAGCCTCCGAGGCGTGGAGGACGATAAAATCGGCCGTGGATGAGGGCAGAGCAGTAGTCTGCCGGCTCGCTGCAACAAGGAGTACAAGCCTCTACACCATCCTAGCCCTGCTAGAGACGATGTCACTCATACGCTTAGCTAGGCACCTCATGAGCCGCCGAGCTGGCGGCATGGTGCCGCTACGTGAGCTGGAATGGTTCAAGGAGGAAGTCTATGAGGGCCGGCACGAGTTCGCCGAGGAGCTCAGACTAAACGCCAGGATGCTCGAACGAGACCTAAAAGAGCTAAAGCTAGCTAGCACCAGGCTCTCTCAGCAATGCCAGCTATATAGCACTCTACGCGGCCCCGTGGAGGAGCAAAAACAAAGACAGAGCAGGGAAGATAGTAGGAAGCTGCGCCGGGGAAAGCCCATGGCGGGCGATATAAAGCGCAACTTCTTCGCACACAGCGGGCTACTAGACAGCATAGTGAACGTGTGCAAGAGCGGAGACGAGATCACCGTCACATACACGCTCGACGAGAACATGAAAAAGCAGCTCAACTCATGGCTACTCTCGCCAGAGTAG
- the hisD gene encoding histidinol dehydrogenase, producing MPRLVYAEWPRGPGAEELRGLLERSYSLDEYVERVRPIVEDVRRRGYEAAREYSRRFDGVAPEDPRVPRSVMREALESLDTSIVEALEKAVEAVRLYHVSTRPAETGVPGARLRWLPVERVGVYAPGGAHPYPSTVVHTVVPAKAAGCSRVVVASPPCRGQGCRGFPVHPAVLAAAYLAGADMVYALGGAQAVAALAYGAEPVERVDMVVGPGSPYVQAAKLLVSSVVGVDMIAGPTEVAVVADCTADPRQVALDMLAEAEHGPLSLAVLATPCRGLAERVYEILRQEAREGIGDLAVAVTPGLDEALELADAMAPEHLVAYLGDPGPVLERRVSAGVVSLGVPPALLDYAYGPSHVLPTGGSARWMGGLSVYTFLRPVAHVEPGLEERYLEAAITLARLEGFENHARSLEHRLEELRRGGRSLDGQ from the coding sequence GTGCCCAGGCTAGTCTACGCGGAGTGGCCCCGGGGCCCCGGCGCCGAGGAGCTGCGGGGCCTCCTCGAGAGGAGCTATAGCCTCGACGAGTACGTGGAGCGTGTCCGCCCTATAGTCGAGGACGTGCGGCGCCGGGGCTACGAGGCGGCAAGGGAGTACAGCAGGAGGTTCGACGGCGTAGCGCCAGAGGACCCCAGGGTTCCCAGGAGCGTGATGAGGGAGGCTCTAGAGAGCCTCGACACGAGTATAGTGGAGGCTCTGGAGAAGGCTGTGGAGGCGGTCCGGCTCTACCATGTCTCCACCAGGCCCGCGGAGACCGGGGTCCCCGGGGCAAGGCTGCGCTGGCTCCCCGTGGAGCGCGTCGGCGTCTACGCGCCGGGCGGCGCCCACCCATACCCGTCCACGGTCGTACACACGGTCGTGCCCGCGAAGGCTGCTGGCTGCAGCCGGGTGGTCGTCGCGTCGCCGCCGTGCCGGGGCCAGGGCTGCCGCGGGTTCCCCGTACACCCCGCGGTACTCGCCGCAGCATACCTCGCGGGCGCCGACATGGTCTACGCTCTGGGCGGCGCGCAGGCCGTAGCAGCGCTAGCCTACGGCGCCGAGCCGGTGGAGAGGGTAGACATGGTGGTGGGGCCGGGGAGCCCCTACGTGCAGGCCGCTAAGCTCCTCGTATCCAGCGTCGTCGGCGTAGACATGATAGCCGGGCCGACCGAGGTAGCAGTGGTCGCCGACTGCACGGCGGACCCGCGGCAGGTAGCGCTCGACATGCTAGCTGAGGCCGAGCACGGCCCCCTAAGCCTCGCGGTCCTAGCCACCCCGTGCCGGGGCCTAGCCGAGAGGGTCTACGAGATCCTCAGGCAGGAGGCCCGGGAGGGGATAGGGGACCTAGCGGTCGCGGTGACCCCGGGGCTCGACGAGGCCCTAGAGCTGGCAGACGCTATGGCGCCGGAGCACCTCGTAGCCTACCTTGGGGATCCGGGCCCGGTGCTAGAGCGCCGGGTCAGCGCCGGGGTGGTCAGTCTAGGGGTGCCGCCTGCGCTACTCGACTACGCCTATGGCCCCAGCCACGTGCTGCCCACCGGGGGCTCGGCTAGGTGGATGGGCGGGCTCAGTGTCTACACCTTCCTCCGGCCCGTGGCGCACGTGGAGCCGGGGCTGGAGGAGCGCTACCTCGAGGCAGCGATCACACTCGCCAGGCTGGAGGGCTTCGAGAACCACGCTCGGAGCCTAGAGCACAGGCTAGAGGAGCTAAGGAGGGGAGGAAGGAGCCTTGACGGGCAGTAG